GGCCGGCGTCGCGCTGCGCCTGCCGCACGGCTACTGGCGGGCCAACGCCCGCTGGATCGTCACCATCATCGGGCTAGGAATGCTTCTCATGCTCGTCCTGGCCACGGGTGTGGCGTGGTGGGGTCTCGGAGTGCCGTTCCTGGTGGCACTGCTGGTGGGCGCGATCGTGACGCCGACGGACCCGGTGGTCACGACCCCCATCGTGACCGGGTCGCTGGCTGAGGAGAAGGTGCCCGAGAAGGTGCGGCACAACCTCTCGGCCGAGAGCGGGATCAACGACGGCCTGGGCTACCTCTTCGTCATGCTGCCCGTCCTGCTGATCACCAAGCCCGACCAGGCGTGGCAGGAACTGCTGACCAAGGTCCTGCTGCGGGAGGTGGTGGGCGCGGCAGTGGTCGGTGCCGTCGCCGGCCTCGCCCTGGGAAAGTTGTTCGTCCTGGTCCGAGACCACGGGCTGATGGAGGAAAGCTCCTACCTGGCGTTCATCGTTCCGCTGTCTCTCGTGCTGCTGGGCGGTGGCAAGCTGCTGGGCACCGACGCACTCCTCGCCGTGTTCGTCGGTGCCGCCGTGTTCGGTCAGGTCATCCCCCAACGTGAGGAGGCAGAGGAGGACAAGGTGCACGACGCCGTCGCCCGCCTCTTCCTGCTGCCGATCTTCATCCTGTTGGGCCTGGCACTACCCATCGACGAGTGGGCCGGACTGGGCTGGCCGGCGGTCGCCATCCTCACGGGAACCGTCCTGCTCCGGCGCCTGGCAACGATCTGGGCACTATGGCCTCTGCTCAAGAGCGTGCATGACCGTAGCGAGACAGTCTTCCTCAGCTGGTTCGCCCCCATCGGCGTCTCGGCACTGTTCTACGCCACCCTGGCCGAACGGCACACCGGCAACCACGACATCTTCCTCTACGCCACCCTGGCGATCACCATCTCGGTCCTGCTCCACGGCCTCACCTCCGCGCCCTTCAGCGCCTGGCTGCACGCTCACGAACCAGAACGACGCGAAAAGCAAGAAGAACCAGCCGGATGACATGCCGATCGGTCAACGTACAACGTGGCTCTCCATGTAGGCCACGCCAATGCCACCTGATGCGGCAGTTGTGTGCGTAGTCGTCTGTAATACACTTGGCGTGTGAGCGAAGCGTTCGACCTGGAAGCGCTCGATGACATCGAGCCCTTCGAGATCGACCAGCAAGCCGCTCACCTGTTCAAGCATCCGCACCTGGGGATGGGCGACGT
This genomic window from Serinicoccus chungangensis contains:
- a CDS encoding cation:proton antiporter yields the protein MDINLLLALFAGALLTFAAFSTVLQRASLPGPLLCLCFGAMIGPHALDLMRIEDFGVPTGTLLEHAARITLAVGLAGVALRLPHGYWRANARWIVTIIGLGMLLMLVLATGVAWWGLGVPFLVALLVGAIVTPTDPVVTTPIVTGSLAEEKVPEKVRHNLSAESGINDGLGYLFVMLPVLLITKPDQAWQELLTKVLLREVVGAAVVGAVAGLALGKLFVLVRDHGLMEESSYLAFIVPLSLVLLGGGKLLGTDALLAVFVGAAVFGQVIPQREEAEEDKVHDAVARLFLLPIFILLGLALPIDEWAGLGWPAVAILTGTVLLRRLATIWALWPLLKSVHDRSETVFLSWFAPIGVSALFYATLAERHTGNHDIFLYATLAITISVLLHGLTSAPFSAWLHAHEPERREKQEEPAG